One genomic window of Cyprinus carpio isolate SPL01 chromosome A23, ASM1834038v1, whole genome shotgun sequence includes the following:
- the LOC109065388 gene encoding transcription factor MafB, protein MLQRSSASRSETHPENCMRKEGQEKQKSSFATLVNTLLKNRDTMSGDLAMGPELPTSPLALEYVNDFDLMKFEVKKEALAAHDRSSIRQCNRLQPQGSVSSTPISTPCSSVPSSPSFSPTEQKNHLEELYWMPSGAYPQQIDPQTLSLTPEDAVEALIGATAHGHPPPPHVQQQLQAGGFEGYRGAHHHHGHAQQQQQQQQHHHQYGAIPHHPDDLQSHPGAHDLHHHHHHHHSQDLDSPSPTSPGSHQQLHHRHHHHHHPHAHPGQQGHHGVGGGLSVEDRFSDDQLVSMSVRELNRHLRGFTKDEVIRLKQKRRTLKNRGYAQSCRYKRVQQKHVLENEKTHLVNQVEQLKQEINRLARERDAYKLKCEKLSGANGFREAGSTSDNPSSPEFFM, encoded by the coding sequence ATGCTCCAGCGCTCGAGCGCGTCGCGTTCGGAGACCCATCCAGAAAATTGCATGCGCAAAGAGGGGCAAGAAAAGCAAAAGTCGAGTTTTGCGACGCTGGTAAATACTTTGCTAAAGAACAGGGACACAATGAGCGGCGATCTCGCCATGGGGCCAGAGCTGCCCACCAGCCCGCTGGCGTTGGAATATGTCAATGACTTTGATTTGATGAAATTCGAGGTGAAGAAAGAGGCCTTGGCGGCGCACGATCGCTCCAGTATACGGCAGTGCAATCGTCTCCAGCCGCAGGGCTCCGTGTCCTCGACTCCAATCAGCACCCCGTGCAGCTCCGTGCCGTCCTCCCCGAGCTTCAGCCCCACGGAGCAGAAGAACCATCTCGAGGAGCTGTACTGGATGCCCAGCGGCGCGTACCCGCAGCAGATCGATCCGCAGACGCTAAGCCTGACGCCCGAAGACGCGGTGGAGGCTCTGATCGGTGCCACGGCCCACGGGCACCCTCCGCCCCCTCATGTGCAGCAGCAGTTGCAAGCAGGAGGCTTTGAGGGATACAGGGGCGCGCATCACCACCACGGCCACgcgcagcaacagcagcagcagcagcagcaccaccACCAATACGGCGCGATACCGCATCACCCCGACGACCTGCAAAGTCACCCCGGCGCCCACGACctccaccaccatcaccaccaccaccacagtcAGGACCTCGACAGCCCTTCTCCTACCTCGCCCGGGTCCCACCAGCAGCTCCACCACCgtcaccaccaccatcaccaccCGCACGCCCACCCCGGCCAGCAGGGTCACCACGGCGTGGGTGGAGGCCTGAGCGTGGAGGACCGCTTCTCCGACGACCAGCTGGTGTCCATGTCCGTACGGGAGCTCAACCGACACCTGCGGGGCTTCACCAAGGACGAGGTGATCCGCCTGAAGCAGAAACGCCGAACCCTGAAGAATCGGGGCTACGCGCAGTCGTGCCGCTACAAGCGCGTGCAGCAGAAGCACGTGCTGGAGAACGAGAAGACGCATCTCGTCAACCAGGTAGAGCAGCTCAAGCAAGAGATCAACCGGCTGGCCCGAGAGAGAGACGCCTACAAACTCAAGTGCGAGAAACTGAGCGGAGCGAACGGGTTCCGCGAGGCAGGATCCACGAGCGACAACCCGTCCTCTCCAGAGTTCttcatgtga